The following proteins are co-located in the Gorilla gorilla gorilla isolate KB3781 chromosome 18, NHGRI_mGorGor1-v2.1_pri, whole genome shotgun sequence genome:
- the LOC115931070 gene encoding double C2-like domain-containing protein alpha: MCAHECVPARVPLRVCARSRALPSGSRVGVRDPAPSPAPAPLPVPRRRAGCILASTSLTRSSPHFLGAPSLSARTARLRALLAGRRRPACARRPPQCLGTCWRQRQGCCMRGRRGDRMTINIQEHMAINVCPGPIRPIRQISDYFPRGPGPEGGGGGGGEAPAHLVPLALAPPAALLGATTPEDGAEVDSYDSDDATAMGTLEFDLLYDRASCTLHCSILRAKGLKPMDFNGLADPYVKLHLLPGACNVTTASSRPARPSP, from the exons ATGTGTGCACACGAGTGTGTGCCGGCCCGCGTGCCCCTGCGTGTGTGTGCGCGCTCGCGTGCGCTCCCGAGCGGGTCCCGGGTGGGAGTCCGAGATcccgccccctccccagccccggcGCCCCTCCCCGTCCCCCGCCGCCGCGCCGGCTGCATCCTCGCCTCCACCTCGCTCACCCGCTCCTCCCCGCACTTTCTCGGCGCTCCCTCCCTCTCGGCTCGCACAGCTCGACTCCGCGCTCTCCTCGCCGGCCGCCGCCGCCCAGCCTGCGCCCGCCGTCCCCCCCAGTGCCTGGGCACCtgttggaggcagaggcag GGGTGCTGCATGAGGGGCCGCAGGGGCGATCGCATGACCATCAACATCCAGGAGCACATGGCCATCAACGTGTGCCCCGGGCCCATCCGGCCCATCCGCCAGATCTCTGACTACTTCCCCCGGGGACCAGGACCTGAagggggcggcgggggcggcggggaGGCCCCCGCCCATCTGGTCCCCCTGGCTCTGGCCCCCCCTGCAGCCCTCCTTGGGGCCACCACGCCTGAGGATGGTGCGGAGGTGGACAGCTATGACTCGGATGATGCCA ccGCCATGGGCACGCTGGAATTTGACCTTCTCTACGACCGGGCCTCCTGCACTCTGCACTGTAGCATCCTCAGGGCCAAG GGCCTCAAGCCCATGGATTTCAATGGCCTCGCCGACCCCTACGTCAAGCTGCACTTGCTGCCTGGAGCCTGTAACGTAACAACAGCCTCCTCTCGCCCCGCCCGGCCCAGCCCATGA